A stretch of the Streptomyces venezuelae genome encodes the following:
- a CDS encoding phosphatase PAP2 family protein yields MRALWAVVSVVALGFLVALEIAARGYGVPGPITVQTREVIFAPQSGTVLYAAMGLMLVVLTWRQRFIAVGAAIGIDLVFWLVRWMVDAKMMYGTGALWVTLACAVIAFTHRTGRERALLLKGVGLALLLVAGRKTGYTWLMLTMKTQPTVLDQYVATADQALGNPSWVAGRIVDATGVVGFRVLEFVYIQLAVMAVVVALYQLRNVAAERRFPRHHLVRTFLVIGLLGPGIYMIFPVVGPIYAYGADGGQWALANLWPHTPPPVGIPQPMLFDEVTPRNCMPSLHTAWATAIFIHSRTGPRALRWAGTFWLIATLGATLGFGYHYGADIVAGVVFTLTIETALRAQARGWDRSGIRLTVYGAVVFAALLVSYRYLSVEMADLPWVFGPLVMLSMISMIYGYVRTTRRWDRTDAAAPAVHLPGQRREQQPELV; encoded by the coding sequence GTGCGGGCGCTGTGGGCCGTGGTGAGCGTGGTGGCCCTCGGGTTCCTCGTCGCACTGGAGATTGCCGCGCGCGGGTACGGGGTGCCGGGACCGATCACCGTCCAGACGCGCGAGGTGATCTTCGCGCCCCAGTCGGGGACCGTGCTGTACGCCGCCATGGGGCTGATGCTGGTGGTGCTCACCTGGCGGCAGCGGTTCATCGCGGTCGGCGCCGCGATCGGCATCGACCTCGTCTTCTGGCTTGTGCGGTGGATGGTCGACGCCAAGATGATGTACGGCACCGGCGCCCTGTGGGTGACGCTGGCCTGTGCCGTCATCGCCTTCACGCACCGCACCGGCCGGGAGCGCGCCCTGCTGCTGAAGGGCGTGGGGCTGGCCCTGCTGCTGGTGGCCGGCCGTAAGACCGGCTACACCTGGCTGATGCTCACGATGAAGACCCAGCCCACGGTGCTCGACCAGTACGTGGCGACCGCCGACCAGGCGCTGGGCAACCCGTCGTGGGTGGCCGGCCGGATCGTCGACGCCACCGGCGTGGTCGGTTTCCGGGTGCTCGAGTTCGTCTACATCCAGCTTGCGGTGATGGCCGTCGTCGTCGCGCTGTACCAGCTGCGCAACGTCGCCGCCGAGCGCCGCTTCCCGCGCCATCACCTGGTGCGTACGTTCCTCGTCATCGGCCTGCTCGGGCCGGGCATCTACATGATCTTCCCGGTGGTCGGGCCGATCTACGCCTACGGCGCCGACGGGGGCCAGTGGGCGCTGGCCAACCTGTGGCCGCACACGCCGCCGCCGGTCGGCATCCCGCAGCCGATGCTGTTCGACGAGGTCACCCCGCGCAACTGCATGCCCAGTCTGCACACGGCCTGGGCCACCGCGATCTTCATCCATTCCCGCACCGGCCCGAGGGCCCTGCGCTGGGCGGGAACGTTCTGGCTGATCGCGACGCTCGGCGCAACGCTGGGCTTCGGCTACCACTACGGCGCAGACATCGTCGCCGGCGTGGTGTTCACGCTCACGATCGAGACGGCGCTGCGGGCGCAGGCCCGCGGCTGGGACCGGTCCGGAATCCGGCTGACGGTCTACGGCGCCGTGGTGTTCGCCGCGCTCCTGGTGTCGTACCGCTATCTGTCGGTGGAGATGGCCGATCTTCCGTGGGTGTTCGGGCCGCTGGTCATGCTGTCGATGATCTCGATGATCTACGGCTACGTACGGACCACCAGGCGGTGGGACCGGACGGACGCTGCCGCACCGGCGGTGCACCTGCCGGGACAGCGGCGCGAACAGCAGCCCGAACTGGTCTGA
- a CDS encoding DUF309 domain-containing protein, whose protein sequence is MSGRDRDAAGRARNARPRDGLGRPMPYGEAGVERQPEGVVRAPAETVREAQRLLDAGMPFHAHEVFEDAWKSGPEAEAPLWRGLAQLAVGLTHAARGNAVGGARLLRRGAGQIAGLGTPYGIDTAGLARWAGALAGRVADGDRIDAAREAPRLTPG, encoded by the coding sequence GTGAGCGGACGGGATCGGGATGCGGCGGGGCGGGCGCGGAACGCGCGGCCCCGGGACGGTCTGGGGCGGCCGATGCCCTACGGCGAGGCCGGGGTGGAGCGGCAGCCGGAGGGGGTGGTCCGGGCTCCGGCGGAGACGGTGCGGGAAGCGCAGCGGCTGCTGGACGCCGGGATGCCCTTCCATGCCCACGAGGTGTTCGAGGACGCCTGGAAGTCCGGCCCGGAGGCCGAGGCCCCGCTGTGGCGGGGCCTGGCACAGCTGGCGGTCGGGCTCACCCATGCCGCACGCGGCAATGCGGTGGGCGGGGCGCGCCTGTTGCGGCGCGGGGCCGGGCAGATCGCCGGCCTGGGCACCCCGTACGGGATCGACACGGCCGGGCTGGCCCGCTGGGCCGGGGCGCTGGCCGGACGGGTGGCGGACGGCGACCGGATCGACGCGGCCCGCGAGGCCCCGCGGCTGACCCCCGGCTAG
- a CDS encoding lactate utilization protein C: MSSKDRILARIRRAVPAGAVPPGAGPDAYADIPRDYLTVHGTRTAEERVDLLAANLAEYRAIVHRTDAEGLPQLLAHLLARRGAASVLVPPALPGAWLAATEATRVHDRADATAATPAALDRVDSVVTGCALAIAETGTIVLDGGPDQGRRRITLIPDHHICVIHVPGQVVDSIPQALPLLDPARPLTWISGPSATSDIELDRVEGVHGPRTLEVVLLTTGDAAQ, encoded by the coding sequence ATGAGCAGCAAGGACCGCATCCTGGCCCGGATCCGGCGGGCCGTGCCGGCCGGGGCGGTGCCGCCCGGGGCGGGGCCGGACGCGTACGCCGACATCCCGCGCGACTACCTCACGGTCCACGGCACCCGCACCGCCGAGGAGCGGGTGGACCTGCTGGCGGCGAACCTCGCCGAGTACCGGGCCATCGTCCACCGCACGGACGCGGAGGGACTTCCGCAGCTCCTCGCGCACCTGCTCGCCCGGCGCGGGGCCGCCTCGGTCCTGGTGCCGCCCGCACTGCCCGGGGCCTGGCTCGCCGCCACGGAAGCCACCCGGGTCCACGACCGCGCCGACGCCACCGCCGCCACCCCCGCCGCACTCGACCGGGTCGACAGCGTGGTCACCGGGTGCGCCCTCGCCATCGCCGAAACCGGCACCATCGTCCTGGATGGCGGCCCGGACCAGGGGCGGCGCCGCATCACCCTGATCCCCGACCACCACATCTGCGTCATCCACGTCCCCGGGCAGGTGGTGGACTCGATCCCGCAGGCCCTGCCGCTCCTCGACCCGGCCCGCCCGCTGACCTGGATCTCCGGACCGTCCGCCACCAGCGACATCGAACTCGACCGGGTGGAGGGCGTCCACGGCCCCCGCACCCTGGAGGTCGTCCTGCTCACCACCGGGGACGCCGCACAATAG
- a CDS encoding lactate utilization protein B produces the protein MPAFPAAAREAVHDDTLRANLRHATHTIRDKRARAVTELADWDRLREAGRAVKDHTIRHLDHYLLRLEEAVTAAGGTVHWAADAAEANRIVTGLVLATGEREVVKVKSMATQEIGLNEALEAAGIAAYETDLAELIVQLGDDRPSHILVPAIHRNRGEIRDIFRTRMGDWGRPAPEDLDDTPAALAEAARLHLREKFLRAKVAVSGANFMVAETGTMVVLESEGNGRMCLTLPETLISVVGIEKVIPTFRDLEIFLQTLPRSSTAERMNPYTTMWTGLGPSKGADGDGPSAFHLVLLDNGRTDTLADEVGRQALRCIRCSACLNVCPVYERAGGHAYGSVYPGPIGAILSPQLRGTASEIDATLPYASTLCGACYEVCPVAIDIPEVLVHLRERVVQGGPVTREGLRVRIRPAAGHTAERAAMRAARLLLDHPGALRRAERVLARTRRFRPHRLPGAAGRAWTETRDLPPVPAESFRDWWTRERGGTR, from the coding sequence ATGCCGGCCTTTCCCGCCGCCGCCCGGGAAGCCGTACACGACGACACCCTGCGCGCCAACCTGCGGCACGCCACCCACACCATCCGCGACAAGCGGGCCCGCGCGGTCACCGAACTCGCCGACTGGGACCGGCTGCGGGAGGCCGGACGGGCCGTGAAGGACCACACCATCCGCCACCTCGACCACTACCTGCTCCGCCTGGAGGAGGCCGTGACCGCCGCCGGCGGCACCGTCCACTGGGCGGCCGACGCGGCCGAGGCCAACCGCATCGTCACCGGCCTGGTCCTGGCGACCGGCGAGCGGGAGGTGGTGAAGGTCAAGTCCATGGCCACCCAGGAGATCGGCCTCAACGAGGCACTGGAGGCGGCGGGCATCGCCGCGTACGAGACGGACCTCGCCGAACTCATCGTCCAGCTCGGCGACGACCGGCCCTCGCACATCCTGGTCCCCGCCATCCACCGCAACCGCGGCGAGATCCGCGACATCTTCCGCACCCGGATGGGCGACTGGGGGCGACCCGCCCCGGAGGACCTCGACGACACCCCGGCCGCGCTCGCCGAGGCCGCCCGGCTGCATCTGCGGGAGAAGTTCCTGCGCGCCAAGGTCGCCGTGTCCGGCGCCAACTTCATGGTGGCGGAGACCGGCACCATGGTCGTCCTGGAATCGGAGGGCAACGGCCGGATGTGCCTGACCCTCCCGGAAACCCTGATCTCGGTCGTCGGCATCGAGAAGGTGATCCCCACCTTCCGGGACCTGGAGATCTTCCTCCAGACCCTGCCGCGGTCCTCCACCGCCGAGCGCATGAACCCCTACACCACCATGTGGACCGGGCTGGGACCGTCGAAGGGGGCGGACGGCGACGGCCCGTCCGCCTTCCACCTGGTGCTGCTCGACAACGGCCGCACCGACACCCTCGCCGACGAGGTCGGCCGGCAGGCCCTGCGCTGCATCCGCTGCTCCGCCTGCCTCAATGTCTGCCCGGTCTACGAGCGGGCCGGCGGGCACGCCTACGGCTCCGTCTACCCGGGCCCGATCGGCGCCATCCTCAGCCCCCAACTACGTGGCACGGCAAGCGAGATCGACGCCACCCTGCCCTACGCCTCCACCCTGTGCGGAGCCTGCTACGAGGTCTGCCCGGTGGCCATCGACATCCCCGAGGTCCTGGTGCACCTGCGGGAACGGGTGGTCCAGGGCGGCCCCGTCACCCGCGAGGGCCTGCGGGTCCGGATCCGCCCGGCCGCCGGCCACACCGCAGAACGTGCGGCCATGCGCGCCGCCCGCCTGCTGCTCGACCACCCGGGCGCGCTGCGCCGCGCCGAACGCGTACTGGCCCGGACCCGCCGCTTCCGCCCGCATCGGCTGCCCGGCGCGGCCGGCCGGGCCTGGACGGAGACCCGCGATCTTCCCCCGGTCCCGGCGGAATCCTTCCGCGACTGGTGGACCCGCGAACGGGGAGGCACCCGATGA
- a CDS encoding (Fe-S)-binding protein, which yields MRVALFVTCVNDALYPATGIAAVRLLERLGVEVDFPPGQSCCGQPQYNTGYRYETEPLVRRTAGAFAGYPYVVTPSGSCAAMIREHYPRIGAKAAAEGRGTDLARLAENLVPRVYELTEFLVDVLGVTDVGAYFPHTVTYHPSCHGLRGLGLGDRPRRLLAAVKGLELVELPGAEECCGFGGTFAVKNPDVSAAMAADKLRNAGATGAAVLCGADNSCLAHLDGTLRRQGAPLRTLHLAEILAATEAEPLL from the coding sequence ATGCGTGTCGCCCTGTTCGTCACCTGCGTCAACGACGCGCTGTACCCCGCCACCGGCATCGCCGCGGTCCGGCTGCTGGAGCGGCTGGGCGTCGAGGTGGACTTCCCGCCGGGCCAGAGCTGCTGCGGCCAGCCCCAGTACAACACCGGCTACCGGTACGAGACCGAACCACTGGTCCGCCGCACCGCCGGGGCCTTCGCCGGCTACCCGTACGTGGTCACCCCCTCCGGGTCCTGCGCGGCGATGATCCGCGAGCACTACCCGCGGATCGGTGCGAAGGCGGCGGCGGAGGGCCGCGGCACCGACCTGGCCCGGCTCGCCGAGAACCTCGTACCGCGCGTGTACGAGCTGACCGAGTTCCTGGTCGACGTCCTCGGGGTGACCGACGTCGGCGCGTACTTCCCGCACACCGTCACCTACCACCCCTCCTGCCACGGCCTGCGCGGGCTGGGCCTGGGCGACCGGCCGCGCCGGCTCCTCGCCGCCGTCAAGGGGCTGGAGCTGGTCGAGCTGCCCGGCGCCGAGGAGTGCTGCGGATTCGGCGGCACCTTCGCCGTGAAGAACCCCGACGTCTCCGCCGCGATGGCCGCCGACAAGCTCCGGAACGCCGGTGCCACCGGGGCCGCGGTGCTGTGCGGGGCGGACAACTCCTGCCTCGCCCACCTCGACGGCACCCTGCGCCGGCAGGGCGCCCCGCTGCGCACCCTGCACCTCGCCGAGATCCTGGCCGCCACCGAAGCGGAGCCACTGCTGTGA
- the cobF gene encoding precorrin-6A synthase (deacetylating), with translation MKKFSVIGIGAGDPDHLTLQAVRAIGAADAFLILEKGEEKSDLTGLRRAMLEEYARPGHRLVEGRDPDRDRTPAEYAPTVDGWRSARAEIFERFLAEDLAEGETGAFLVWGDPSLYDSTLAILEEVRERGAVEFEYSVVPGISSVSALLARHRTNLNRVGRPVQITTGRRLAEGWPEGVDDVVVMLDARHAFTRHLDQDLYIYWGAYVGTPDEILVQGRLAEVSERIEQLRTEARARKGWIMDTYLLRRP, from the coding sequence GTGAAGAAGTTCTCAGTGATCGGAATCGGCGCGGGCGACCCGGACCACCTCACCCTCCAGGCGGTCAGGGCCATCGGCGCGGCGGACGCCTTCCTCATCCTGGAGAAGGGCGAGGAGAAGTCGGATCTGACGGGGCTGCGGCGGGCCATGCTCGAGGAGTACGCCCGGCCGGGCCACCGGCTCGTCGAGGGCCGGGACCCGGACCGGGACCGGACCCCGGCGGAGTACGCACCCACGGTGGACGGCTGGCGCAGTGCGCGCGCCGAGATCTTCGAGAGGTTCCTCGCCGAGGATCTTGCCGAGGGCGAGACGGGGGCGTTCCTGGTGTGGGGGGACCCGTCCCTGTACGACTCCACCCTCGCGATCCTGGAGGAGGTGCGGGAGCGGGGCGCGGTGGAGTTCGAGTACTCCGTGGTGCCCGGGATCAGCAGTGTGTCCGCGCTGCTGGCGCGGCACCGGACCAACCTCAACCGGGTGGGCCGGCCGGTGCAGATCACCACGGGCCGGAGGCTGGCCGAGGGCTGGCCGGAGGGCGTGGACGACGTGGTGGTGATGCTGGACGCCCGGCACGCCTTCACCCGCCACCTCGACCAGGACCTGTACATCTACTGGGGTGCGTACGTGGGCACGCCGGACGAGATCCTGGTGCAGGGCAGACTGGCGGAGGTCTCCGAGCGCATCGAGCAGCTCCGCACCGAGGCCCGCGCCCGCAAGGGCTGGATCATGGACACCTACCTGCTGCGCCGGCCCTGA
- a CDS encoding aminotransferase class V-fold PLP-dependent enzyme, whose amino-acid sequence MTAAPNPPAAFPGGTALFRLTPAVAHLNHGSFGAVPLPVQDAQTALLQQLHTDPDAFFLAVPELVAEARARIAGHLGADPDGLAFVSNATEAAQLALNAIDFAPGDEILVTDHGYGTVVAAAARLAPLTTVTLDPELPDEAAVREQILAAVTPRTKVALLDHISSPTARIIASPQLLAELADRGVTTVVDGAHAPGMLAEPLAGKADFWFGNLHKWGYAPPGSAVLAVAPAHRAKVAAPVRSWEDHHGFPRAVEYRATTDYTGWLAAPEGLDLLARLDAAKVRAHNSALAAYGSALLARIPGIRPLPHSEGLAMRSLRLPPGIAETREAAAALREDIAARHGTRVLIWPWPGGGGIRVCGQIYNRAEEYERLAADLPEFLARHDGGRGI is encoded by the coding sequence GTGACCGCCGCCCCCAACCCGCCGGCCGCGTTCCCCGGAGGCACCGCCCTCTTCCGCCTCACCCCGGCGGTCGCCCACCTCAACCACGGTTCCTTCGGGGCGGTACCCCTGCCCGTGCAGGACGCCCAGACCGCCCTGCTCCAGCAGCTCCACACCGACCCCGACGCGTTCTTCCTCGCGGTCCCGGAACTCGTCGCCGAGGCCCGCGCCCGTATCGCCGGCCACCTCGGCGCGGACCCCGACGGGCTCGCCTTCGTCTCCAACGCCACCGAGGCCGCCCAACTCGCTCTGAACGCGATCGACTTCGCCCCCGGTGACGAGATCCTCGTCACCGACCACGGCTATGGCACGGTCGTCGCAGCCGCCGCCCGGCTCGCCCCCCTCACCACGGTCACCCTCGACCCGGAACTGCCCGACGAGGCGGCCGTCCGCGAGCAGATCCTCGCCGCCGTCACCCCGCGTACCAAGGTGGCCCTGCTCGACCACATCAGCTCGCCCACCGCCCGGATCATCGCCTCGCCGCAGCTCCTCGCCGAGCTCGCCGACCGGGGCGTCACCACGGTCGTCGACGGCGCCCACGCCCCCGGCATGCTCGCCGAACCGCTCGCCGGCAAGGCCGACTTCTGGTTCGGAAACCTGCACAAGTGGGGATACGCGCCGCCCGGCAGCGCCGTGCTCGCCGTCGCCCCCGCGCACCGCGCCAAGGTCGCCGCCCCGGTCCGCTCCTGGGAGGACCACCACGGATTCCCCCGGGCGGTCGAGTACCGGGCCACCACCGACTACACCGGCTGGCTCGCCGCCCCCGAGGGCCTCGACCTGCTGGCCCGCCTGGACGCGGCGAAGGTCCGTGCCCACAACAGCGCCCTGGCGGCGTACGGTTCCGCCCTGCTGGCCCGGATTCCGGGCATCCGCCCGCTGCCGCACAGCGAAGGGCTGGCGATGCGCTCCCTGCGGCTGCCGCCCGGTATCGCCGAGACCCGCGAGGCGGCGGCGGCGCTCCGCGAGGACATCGCGGCCCGCCACGGCACCCGGGTCCTGATCTGGCCCTGGCCGGGCGGCGGCGGTATCCGTGTCTGCGGCCAGATCTACAACCGGGCCGAGGAATACGAACGACTGGCCGCGGACCTGCCGGAGTTCCTGGCCCGGCACGACGGCGGCCGGGGCATCTGA
- a CDS encoding glycoside hydrolase family 71 protein — MLSFLVTACLLVGACLAAGIVWDPFRADAGPVGSAAGPRDPEPVAPADDTASGGPAPGTAPAPGASGGNPAKGKPGGNGGGSGSTAGQGGNGGGDASTARPAGALPFDMPSTATLRSSRKLVFAHYFTPYPLSLDNASADRDYYTRNYLNPDGENGKHGAYGGLLRDRPLPVPPKDGNWELANLQQEVRTARAAGLDGFTLDLLSLSGKNWERSNLLMEAAHSVDPGFRIMLMPDMTSLKTDDPAVLADTLARIGQAPAAHRLPDGRLVISPFKAEAKSVAWWTQVLDLLKSRHGIRTAFVPLFLDFGAHSGAFAPISHGFSEWGSRSYTGQESSTRDVKRAHAMGKIWMQPVSVQDARPNQGIYDEAGNTATLRATWTRAIEDGADWVQLTTWNDYSEGSQFAPSMHNGHTYLDLSSYYVTRFKTGKWPKIVRDTLYLTSRTQFAAADPTGDQSLVMSLRRGSAAPRDTVEVLSFLTAPATVRSTVGSAVTGHEAPAGLHAKLLPLRPGTSAATVVRGGKNGVEVELPYRVDRTVEVQDLQYYAATSGRGS, encoded by the coding sequence TTGCTTTCCTTCCTGGTCACGGCCTGCCTCCTGGTGGGCGCATGCCTCGCGGCGGGCATTGTCTGGGACCCCTTCCGGGCCGACGCGGGGCCGGTCGGCTCCGCCGCCGGCCCCCGCGACCCGGAACCGGTGGCACCCGCGGACGACACCGCCTCCGGCGGCCCGGCACCCGGCACCGCCCCCGCTCCGGGAGCGAGCGGCGGCAATCCGGCAAAGGGCAAACCCGGCGGGAACGGCGGCGGCAGCGGCAGCACGGCAGGACAGGGCGGGAACGGCGGCGGGGACGCGAGCACGGCGCGGCCGGCCGGCGCCCTGCCCTTCGACATGCCCTCCACCGCCACCCTGCGGTCCAGCCGGAAGCTGGTCTTCGCGCACTACTTCACCCCCTACCCGCTCTCCCTCGACAACGCGAGCGCGGACCGGGACTACTACACCCGCAACTACCTGAACCCGGACGGCGAGAACGGCAAGCACGGCGCCTACGGCGGCCTGCTGCGCGATCGGCCGCTGCCCGTGCCGCCCAAGGACGGCAACTGGGAGCTGGCCAACCTCCAGCAGGAGGTCCGCACCGCCCGCGCGGCCGGACTCGACGGGTTCACCCTCGACCTGCTGTCCCTCTCCGGGAAGAACTGGGAGCGGTCCAACCTCCTGATGGAGGCGGCCCACTCGGTGGACCCCGGCTTCCGGATCATGCTGATGCCGGACATGACCTCGCTGAAGACGGACGACCCGGCGGTCCTCGCCGACACCCTCGCCCGGATCGGCCAGGCCCCCGCCGCCCACCGGCTCCCCGACGGCCGGCTCGTCATCTCCCCCTTCAAGGCGGAGGCGAAGAGCGTGGCCTGGTGGACCCAGGTCCTGGACCTGCTGAAGTCCCGGCACGGCATCCGTACGGCCTTCGTCCCGCTGTTCCTCGACTTCGGCGCGCACAGCGGCGCGTTCGCCCCGATCAGCCACGGCTTCTCCGAATGGGGCAGCCGCAGCTACACCGGCCAGGAGAGCTCCACCCGGGACGTCAAGCGCGCCCACGCGATGGGCAAGATCTGGATGCAGCCGGTGTCCGTCCAGGACGCCCGCCCCAACCAGGGCATCTACGACGAGGCCGGCAACACCGCGACCCTGCGGGCCACCTGGACCCGGGCCATCGAGGACGGCGCCGACTGGGTACAGCTCACCACCTGGAACGACTACTCCGAGGGCAGCCAGTTCGCCCCCTCGATGCACAACGGCCACACTTATCTGGACCTCAGCTCCTACTACGTCACCCGGTTCAAGACCGGGAAGTGGCCGAAGATCGTCCGGGACACCCTCTACCTGACCTCCCGCACCCAGTTCGCCGCCGCCGACCCGACCGGCGACCAGTCGCTGGTCATGTCGCTGCGCCGGGGCAGTGCCGCACCCCGGGACACCGTGGAGGTACTCAGCTTCCTGACCGCCCCGGCAACCGTCCGCAGCACCGTCGGATCGGCCGTCACCGGGCACGAGGCGCCGGCCGGTCTGCACGCCAAGCTGCTCCCGCTGCGCCCGGGGACCAGCGCGGCCACGGTCGTGCGCGGCGGGAAGAACGGGGTGGAGGTGGAGCTGCCCTACCGGGTGGACCGCACGGTGGAAGTGCAGGACCTCCAGTACTACGCGGCCACCAGCGGGCGCGGCTCGTAA
- a CDS encoding EamA family transporter, with translation MQATHLPITEVRLSAANATTTAVATARIRGVAAVGASAVGFGLLPVLAVWGADTGLNVMTLLILRFALTAALLPLLMPRTPRHERSRPAPRDLGGLFLLGLLFALQSVLYLLAVERITPGLAVLLHYIYPVFVLVLGVALRHDTARPRLLLPLGVALAGLALTVGSPGEADTVGVLCALGCALVYALYVVLGTRLSGRIGPQQLTLYVVLWSAVSLAAVAVPAGRFDLGFEPSGWAAVAAIAVLSTAMPIALFFVGAKKLGATGASILSMLEPVVGVLAAWALLGESVTLLQLAGGAILLGGAVLSVYTPTDSPDSPAGSN, from the coding sequence TTGCAGGCAACTCACCTGCCGATCACGGAGGTTCGACTGTCCGCCGCGAATGCCACCACCACGGCCGTCGCCACCGCGAGGATCCGCGGGGTCGCCGCCGTGGGAGCCTCGGCGGTCGGATTCGGCCTACTGCCCGTCCTCGCCGTGTGGGGTGCCGACACGGGCCTGAACGTGATGACCCTGCTGATCCTCCGGTTCGCCCTCACCGCCGCCCTGCTGCCGCTGCTCATGCCCCGGACGCCCCGGCACGAACGCAGCCGGCCCGCCCCGCGCGACCTCGGCGGGCTCTTCCTCCTCGGCCTGCTCTTCGCCCTGCAGTCGGTGCTGTACCTGCTGGCCGTGGAACGGATCACCCCCGGCCTGGCCGTGCTCCTCCACTACATCTACCCGGTGTTCGTCCTCGTCCTCGGCGTCGCCCTGCGGCACGACACGGCCAGGCCCCGTCTGCTGCTCCCGCTCGGCGTGGCGCTGGCCGGCCTGGCCCTGACCGTCGGCAGCCCCGGCGAGGCCGACACCGTCGGGGTGCTCTGCGCGCTGGGCTGCGCCCTGGTGTACGCGCTCTACGTCGTCCTGGGCACCCGGCTCTCCGGCCGGATCGGGCCCCAGCAGCTCACCCTCTACGTGGTCCTCTGGTCCGCCGTCTCGCTGGCGGCCGTTGCCGTGCCCGCCGGGAGGTTCGACCTCGGATTCGAGCCCTCCGGCTGGGCGGCCGTCGCCGCCATCGCGGTCCTCTCCACCGCCATGCCGATCGCCCTGTTCTTCGTCGGCGCCAAGAAGCTCGGCGCCACCGGGGCCTCCATCCTCAGCATGCTGGAGCCCGTCGTGGGAGTGCTGGCGGCCTGGGCCCTCCTCGGGGAGAGCGTGACCCTCCTCCAGCTGGCCGGCGGTGCGATCCTGCTCGGCGGCGCGGTGCTCAGTGTGTACACGCCGACAGACTCCCCAGACTCCCCGGCAGGGTCGAATTAG